The Dioscorea cayenensis subsp. rotundata cultivar TDr96_F1 chromosome 19, TDr96_F1_v2_PseudoChromosome.rev07_lg8_w22 25.fasta, whole genome shotgun sequence genome includes a window with the following:
- the LOC120249876 gene encoding polyprotein of EF-Ts, chloroplastic-like codes for MTPIIHCSAGNISVLPRTTVVPWKEIQLSRCCLTGKHTRVASLSRRCLLPQSSLQLFRIYGKSYHLKQGSRNHIFAAVGTNVTVEDSNSSAPEEAEEVTETPAVSVGPNDPAQGSAVATSKVRDKRTRPARKSEMPPVKTEELVPGASFVGKVRSIQPFGAFIDFGAFTDGLVHVSRMSEGYVKDVGSIVSVGQEVKVRIVEVNMENGRIALTMRDGSDTNKSQQRKEASTSGSDDKPKPNKRNASRTDQRRADIQKTSKFVKGQVLDGTVKNQTRSGAFISLPESEEGFLPISEESEGFDSILGNTSLQVGQEVSVRVLRISRGKVTLTMKKEQDVELLNEQLNLGVEDVVATNPFQVAFRKNKEIAAFLDEREKTQKASEISKQIGGSIDEVKGKA; via the coding sequence ATGACCCCTATAATACATTGTTCTGCAGGCAATATCAGTGTGCTTCCTAGGACCACGGTTGTTCCTTGGAAAGAGATTCAACTGTCAAGATGTTGTCTTACTGGAAAGCACACAAGGGTTGCATCCCTCTCTCGTAGGTGCCTCCTGCCCCAATCATCTTTACAGCTATTTCGGATTTATGGAAAAAGCTATCACTTGAAGCAAGGATCAAGAAACCATATTTTTGCGGCTGTTGGAACCAATGTAACTGTTGAGGACTCTAATTCCTCTGCACCAGAAGAGGCTGAGGAAGTCACAGAAACTCCTGCAGTCTCTGTTGGACCGAATGATCCTGCTCAAGGAAGTGCTGTTGCTACCTCTAAGGTGAGAGACAAGAGAACGAGACCTGCAAGAAAGAGTGAAATGCCACCTGTAAAGACTGAAGAGCTAGTTCCTGGTGCTTCTTTTGTGGGGAAAGTGAGGTCAATTCAGCCATTTGGTGCTTTTATTGACTTTGGCGCTTTTACGGATGGCCTTGTTCATGTTTCTAGGATGAGCGAAGGATATGTCAAGGATGTTGGGTCCATTGTTTCCGTTGGGCAAGAGGTAAAAGTTAGGATAGTGGAAGTAAACATGGAAAATGGACGGATAGCTCTCACCATGCGTGATGGCAGTGATACCAATAAATCACAGCAGAGAAAGGAGGCCTCTACTAGTGGAAGTGATGATAAACCAAAACCAAACAAGAGAAATGCTTCAAGGACTGATCAGAGGAGGGCTGACATCCAGAAGACCTCCAAGTTTGTCAAGGGACAGGTTCTAGATGGGACTGTGAAAAATCAAACAAGGTCAGGAGCATTTATATCACTGCCAGAGAGTGAGGAAGGTTTCCTTCCTATCTCTGAGGAATCTGAAGGATTTGACAGTATTTTGGGGAACACATCTCTGCAGGTTGGTCAAGAAGTCAGTGTACGGGTCTTACGCATTTCAAGAGGAAAGGTAACTTTAACAATGAAGAAAGAACAAGATGTGGAATTGTTGAATGAACAACTTAATCTGGGAGTGGAGGATGTTGTAGCAACCAATCCTTTTCAGGTGGCTTTCCGCAAGAACAAGGAGATTGCTGCATTTTTGGATGAGCGTGAGAAAACTCAAAAAGCTTCAGAGATCTCAAAACAGATAGGAGGGTCAATAGATGAAGTCAAGGGAAAAGCCTGA